A single region of the Polyangiaceae bacterium genome encodes:
- the hisH gene encoding imidazole glycerol phosphate synthase subunit HisH, which produces MAMQVALLDLGVGNMHSVERALAVAASRSGRSVSILRSASADAIVKADAIVAPGQGGFASGAQALAGGVAEALLEALRRGTPYFGICLGLQLLFETSAEAPGVSGLGWFSGTVEALDPRGVKIPHMGWNQIEWASPGHRLLRALGPQGAWAYFVHSYHAHTTDPVVCATATHGNNRVTAAVARDQVFATQFHPEKSQAGGLAMLTAFLEEPL; this is translated from the coding sequence ATGGCGATGCAGGTGGCGCTTCTGGATCTGGGGGTCGGCAACATGCACTCGGTGGAGCGCGCCTTGGCAGTGGCCGCTTCGCGTTCGGGGCGCAGCGTCTCCATCCTGCGCAGCGCCTCAGCGGACGCCATCGTGAAAGCGGACGCCATCGTCGCCCCGGGCCAAGGCGGATTCGCCAGCGGCGCCCAGGCCCTCGCCGGGGGCGTTGCCGAAGCCTTACTCGAAGCGCTGCGGCGCGGGACTCCGTACTTTGGGATTTGCCTCGGACTGCAATTGTTGTTCGAGACCAGCGCCGAAGCGCCCGGGGTGTCGGGGTTGGGCTGGTTTTCGGGCACCGTCGAGGCGCTCGACCCGCGCGGCGTCAAGATCCCCCACATGGGTTGGAACCAGATCGAATGGGCCAGCCCAGGACACCGCTTGCTACGCGCGCTCGGCCCCCAAGGCGCGTGGGCGTACTTCGTCCATTCGTACCATGCGCACACGACGGACCCGGTCGTGTGTGCCACCGCCACCCACGGCAACAATCGCGTCACGGCTGCGGTGGCTCGTGATCAGGTGTTTGCAACGCAGTTTCATCCCGAAAAAAGCCAAGCTGGGGGCTTGGCGATGTTGACCGCTTTCTTGGAGGAGCCGCTGTGA
- a CDS encoding tetratricopeptide repeat protein, protein MADSQQPPSIRSLAGRTDSLLGDDGSSPSSEAPSASFDGEDFLYHLYRGSELLQDNLVGEAKEELERALSLQPRDIEGQGLLAVVYFRLGLYPRAIEIFQELTKKVPSEVTPWLNLGLCYLKTGQNARAREALEDVTRRVPGHRRAWGYLGLAYERMGDAERAVDAFQRAGHSSMVRRLERAHGEEGSATPLGEPGREALRQAAADAIAELEGDMRPFSRVPAAATEDDALRTSRWLALEPGRAQLPSAPKEARSPRPLSAAPPAPTPTELSKQVDATHTRTAASALDLVALRVESAAGVRADLVRALRPDSGVFTRGELLRRSLGRESREALGGPRHPLVRLSGQGNVVLAPPKGFGLHLTALNDEFFYVREERLVGFDDALGYECGRLPLGPGEHAPMVQLSGTGALIFAATTRLTTLTVSHDASAWTRSEDVVGWTGRLMPHPVPQESVPVATGRWLRFSGEGTLWLDAG, encoded by the coding sequence ATGGCCGATTCTCAACAGCCGCCCTCGATTCGATCCCTCGCGGGCCGAACGGATTCGCTGTTGGGAGATGACGGCAGTTCGCCGAGTTCCGAAGCGCCCTCAGCCAGCTTCGACGGCGAAGACTTTCTCTACCACCTTTACCGCGGCAGCGAACTACTCCAGGACAACCTGGTCGGCGAAGCCAAAGAAGAGCTGGAGCGCGCCCTTTCGCTGCAACCGCGCGACATCGAGGGGCAAGGGCTCCTGGCTGTCGTGTACTTCCGCTTGGGTCTGTACCCGCGCGCGATCGAGATCTTTCAGGAGCTGACCAAGAAGGTTCCGAGCGAAGTCACCCCCTGGCTCAACCTGGGCTTGTGCTACTTGAAGACGGGCCAGAACGCCCGTGCGCGTGAAGCATTGGAGGACGTCACACGACGCGTGCCCGGCCATCGGCGCGCGTGGGGCTACTTGGGCCTGGCCTACGAGCGCATGGGCGACGCCGAGCGCGCCGTCGACGCATTCCAACGCGCAGGGCACTCCAGTATGGTGCGGCGACTGGAGCGCGCCCACGGTGAGGAAGGAAGCGCCACGCCCCTGGGCGAGCCAGGGCGGGAGGCGCTGCGCCAAGCCGCGGCGGACGCCATCGCCGAGCTAGAGGGCGACATGCGGCCCTTCTCCCGCGTTCCGGCGGCCGCCACGGAGGACGACGCACTTCGCACGAGCCGATGGCTGGCGCTGGAGCCCGGACGCGCCCAACTGCCCTCGGCGCCGAAGGAAGCGCGCAGCCCCCGACCGCTCTCGGCCGCCCCGCCCGCACCCACGCCCACGGAGCTCTCGAAGCAGGTGGATGCGACGCACACTCGCACCGCGGCGTCTGCACTCGATCTCGTCGCGCTTCGCGTAGAGAGCGCGGCGGGGGTGCGCGCCGATCTGGTACGTGCCCTGCGCCCAGATAGCGGCGTATTCACTCGCGGTGAGCTGTTGCGACGGAGCTTGGGTCGCGAGTCCCGGGAAGCCCTCGGGGGGCCACGCCATCCCCTCGTGCGACTATCCGGCCAAGGCAACGTCGTGCTGGCGCCGCCCAAGGGGTTCGGTCTGCACCTGACGGCCCTGAACGACGAGTTCTTCTACGTTCGCGAAGAGCGCCTGGTCGGCTTCGACGATGCCCTGGGCTACGAATGTGGCCGGCTGCCCCTCGGACCTGGTGAGCACGCGCCCATGGTGCAGCTGTCGGGAACGGGGGCACTGATCTTTGCCGCCACCACCCGGCTCACCACGCTGACCGTTTCGCACGACGCGAGCGCCTGGACACGCTCCGAAGACGTCGTTGGCTGGACGGGGCGACTCATGCCGCATCCGGTTCCGCAGGAGTCCGTGCCCGTCGCGACCGGGCGCTGGCTGCGCTTCAGCGGGGAGGGCACCCTGTGGCTCGACGCCGGTTGA
- a CDS encoding 1-(5-phosphoribosyl)-5-[(5-phosphoribosylamino)methylideneamino] imidazole-4-carboxamide isomerase — protein sequence MKIIPAIDLIEGRVVRLRQGRFDDVTHYDEDPAELARMFRHHTDRLHVVDLDGARAGKPMQLSVIRRISAAFGPGVQIGGGLRDEQTILTALSAGHRAVVGTAAIRDPDMVRTLCQRHPGRVIVAVDARDDHVMVAGWAEDARMSVDDLVTRLGDWPLGGILFTDIARDGLEHGPNVTATSALAQRTAVEVIASGGVGSLEHIRALASAPGPIAAVVLGRALHEGRFGLEEAVQAGQMA from the coding sequence GTGAAGATCATCCCCGCCATCGATCTGATCGAAGGCCGTGTCGTACGCCTACGCCAGGGGCGCTTCGACGACGTGACCCACTACGACGAAGACCCAGCCGAACTGGCGCGGATGTTCCGTCACCACACGGATCGCCTGCACGTCGTCGACTTGGACGGAGCGCGTGCCGGAAAGCCGATGCAACTGTCTGTGATTCGCCGCATCTCCGCGGCCTTCGGACCCGGCGTGCAAATCGGAGGTGGTTTGCGCGACGAGCAGACGATCCTCACGGCCCTCTCCGCCGGGCATCGCGCGGTCGTGGGCACGGCGGCGATTCGCGATCCCGACATGGTTCGCACGCTGTGCCAGCGCCACCCCGGCAGAGTCATCGTCGCGGTGGACGCCCGGGACGACCACGTGATGGTGGCGGGCTGGGCGGAGGACGCGCGCATGAGCGTCGATGACCTGGTGACGCGCCTGGGCGATTGGCCCCTTGGCGGGATTCTGTTCACCGACATAGCGCGCGACGGTCTCGAACACGGGCCAAACGTCACCGCGACCAGTGCGCTGGCGCAGCGCACCGCGGTCGAGGTGATCGCCAGCGGTGGCGTCGGCAGCCTAGAGCACATTCGTGCGCTGGCGTCCGCACCGGGACCGATTGCCGCAGTGGTCCTGGGCCGCGCGCTGCACGAAGGCCGCTTTGGGTTGGAAGAGGCCGTACAAGCTGGGCAAATGGCCTAG
- the hisB gene encoding imidazoleglycerol-phosphate dehydratase HisB: MTSPSRQGSSSRQTRETQVSVRVDLDGSGAASIATPLPFLSHMLEQIARHGSFDLEVQASGDTEVDGHHTTEDIGIVLGTAFRQALGEAQGIRRYGSATLPMDETLVTVALDLSGRAFFVWRVALPKAKIGEFDTELAAVFFEAFARSAGVNLHVRLLEGDNLHHIVEACFKAFARALREGTEIDPRASGIPSTKGILV, from the coding sequence GTGACCTCGCCCTCCCGGCAAGGCAGCTCGTCGCGACAGACCCGGGAAACCCAAGTCTCCGTCCGTGTCGATCTGGACGGCTCAGGAGCCGCGAGCATCGCGACGCCGCTGCCCTTTCTCTCGCACATGCTGGAGCAAATCGCCCGCCACGGCAGCTTCGACCTCGAGGTTCAGGCCAGCGGCGACACGGAGGTGGACGGCCACCACACCACCGAAGACATCGGTATCGTGCTCGGCACGGCATTCCGTCAGGCCTTGGGCGAAGCGCAGGGCATCCGCCGCTACGGCAGCGCCACTCTACCGATGGATGAAACGCTGGTCACCGTGGCCCTCGACTTGTCCGGCCGCGCCTTCTTCGTCTGGCGTGTGGCGCTACCGAAAGCGAAGATCGGCGAGTTCGACACGGAGCTTGCGGCCGTGTTCTTCGAAGCCTTCGCGCGCAGCGCAGGCGTGAATCTGCACGTGCGCTTGCTGGAGGGCGACAATCTGCATCACATCGTGGAGGCCTGCTTCAAGGCTTTCGCGAGGGCCCTGCGCGAAGGAACGGAGATCGACCCTCGCGCCAGCGGCATCCCGTCGACCAAGGGTATATTGGTCTGA
- a CDS encoding serine/threonine-protein kinase, whose product MTPVTPATAESSLRSCSRVFELAKGGMGTVDLVLLKGTGFQRLYVAKRLNVSLRDDESFRAMFLDEARVAGLIRHANVVSVLDAGEDEQGPYLLMDYVEGVTLGNFIRRHRETGTLVPLQLCAKICAQIADGLHAAHELVGPDGTPLALVHRDVSPQNVLIGYDGVCRVTDFGIAKALGQSTKTATGVFKGKLGYMSPEQFRFEKIDRRSDLFSLGVILYELVTSQRLYGGGGEGDGPFRILNEPPPDLGVERVGSPAELTELGFELLAKRRDSRPETAREVARRLQEIGSELAVAEGAVDLADYVDSLFREDRKHEELRIRDAVERTQLEVAADVKEAVTLADSTQSRARSPARTFTMVFAGLAGAVGLAAFWMSSRPLKSGAVTPAVAMAPTTSASDSGRAAVVSRPRKVSIRVATLPAGAQLLVDERPLGRTPTQVELSSDAKSARLRLTLEGYQAIEQQVTADRDRELLLVLTPQPSGAKPKVQGPVARPRPRPEPRPPSTAPSFDRFP is encoded by the coding sequence ATGACTCCGGTGACGCCTGCAACGGCCGAGAGTTCCCTTCGAAGCTGCTCACGGGTGTTCGAGCTGGCAAAGGGCGGAATGGGCACCGTCGACCTCGTCCTGCTCAAAGGAACTGGATTTCAGCGCCTATACGTGGCCAAGCGACTCAATGTGTCGCTGCGCGACGATGAGTCCTTTCGCGCGATGTTCCTCGACGAAGCGCGGGTAGCTGGTCTCATTCGCCACGCCAACGTCGTCAGCGTGCTGGACGCTGGCGAGGACGAGCAGGGGCCCTATTTGCTGATGGACTACGTCGAGGGTGTGACACTCGGCAACTTCATCAGACGGCACAGAGAGACCGGGACGCTAGTTCCGCTCCAGCTGTGCGCCAAGATTTGCGCTCAGATCGCCGATGGGCTTCACGCGGCTCATGAACTAGTGGGCCCCGACGGAACACCGCTTGCGCTGGTACATCGCGACGTGTCGCCGCAGAACGTCCTGATCGGATACGACGGCGTGTGCCGTGTCACCGACTTCGGTATCGCCAAGGCGCTCGGGCAATCCACCAAGACGGCTACGGGGGTCTTCAAGGGCAAACTAGGCTACATGTCGCCGGAGCAGTTTCGCTTCGAGAAGATCGACAGACGCTCAGACCTATTTTCGTTGGGTGTGATCTTGTATGAACTCGTGACGAGTCAAAGGCTCTACGGCGGGGGTGGGGAGGGTGACGGTCCTTTCCGCATTCTGAACGAGCCCCCGCCGGACCTCGGCGTGGAGCGCGTTGGCAGTCCAGCCGAGTTGACCGAGTTGGGCTTCGAACTCCTGGCGAAACGAAGGGATTCGCGCCCCGAAACGGCGCGCGAAGTCGCACGACGCTTGCAGGAGATTGGCTCGGAGTTGGCCGTTGCCGAAGGGGCGGTCGATTTGGCGGACTATGTAGACAGCCTCTTTCGTGAAGACCGCAAGCACGAGGAGTTGCGCATACGCGACGCTGTCGAGCGGACTCAGTTGGAGGTGGCAGCAGACGTGAAAGAGGCCGTGACCTTGGCTGACTCGACGCAGTCCCGCGCGCGTTCGCCAGCCAGGACCTTCACGATGGTGTTCGCAGGGTTGGCCGGCGCGGTCGGTCTCGCAGCGTTCTGGATGTCGTCCCGGCCATTGAAAAGCGGCGCTGTGACGCCGGCGGTTGCGATGGCCCCGACCACATCGGCCTCCGATTCGGGGCGCGCTGCCGTCGTGTCCCGGCCTCGGAAAGTGAGCATCCGAGTAGCGACCTTGCCTGCAGGCGCTCAACTGCTCGTCGACGAGCGCCCCCTCGGCCGAACTCCCACGCAGGTGGAGTTGTCGTCCGACGCGAAGAGCGCGAGGCTTCGCTTGACGTTGGAGGGCTACCAAGCGATCGAGCAGCAGGTGACTGCAGATCGCGACCGCGAACTGCTGCTGGTGCTCACTCCGCAACCATCGGGCGCGAAACCTAAGGTTCAGGGACCGGTCGCGCGCCCCCGCCCTCGGCCTGAACCTCGGCCACCGTCGACGGCGCCGAGTTTCGACCGCTTTCCCTAG
- a CDS encoding helix-turn-helix domain-containing protein produces the protein MSALFDDSRALAALLALSTGDTRPILQYRTILTDTEVGRAWALCFDAHLHACGLSDTKPPSLDTLSQLGARATLPVVLAALQASLRATLAFDRSQAVQAYAVAQRFASSALREDVQLRLRLGAHWLSASTSHANPDALATLEHEALAAGLADVVVDAAALRALALVESGNLEHALEHARRASRMARTESLPQQEYLANIVLARVRRLSGRPYLAAHILEALSRFASPMWRRWVHWEHVLAAGASIEAPADAPSRAIASMVAAATAGDREQLVRAAELATELTSSITFAQQDALRARAALDVDFDTPLSEMLLNDWRAGATDDPPFGVLGLASGVGNDRPRAHVLVGPKRLGRRALRLGATPVVPCDVDLKPLQRRESRTDAVLAVLALAGKHGEQEATLFAKVWGFPFEPTRHQDVLNMALSRARARLVGCGKLQRASSSLVLVPELTLSIPDPRGSSPADDRLLWFLARHAGASAAQTATALGVPLRTVQGSLKALVDEGLCASRRQGRGAEYYVEDTTFQEPTRPGLR, from the coding sequence GTGAGCGCTCTGTTCGACGACAGTCGCGCCCTGGCGGCGCTGCTCGCGTTGAGCACGGGCGACACTCGACCGATACTCCAGTACCGGACAATCCTGACCGACACGGAGGTGGGGCGCGCATGGGCGCTATGTTTCGATGCGCACCTCCACGCTTGCGGTCTGTCCGACACAAAGCCACCGTCCTTGGATACCCTCAGCCAGCTTGGCGCGCGAGCCACGCTGCCGGTGGTTTTGGCTGCGCTGCAGGCATCCCTCCGCGCGACGCTTGCGTTCGATCGCTCACAGGCTGTGCAAGCCTACGCCGTCGCCCAGCGGTTCGCGTCGTCGGCTCTCCGTGAGGACGTTCAACTTCGTCTGCGCCTCGGTGCACACTGGCTGAGCGCGAGCACGTCGCACGCGAACCCCGACGCACTTGCGACGCTCGAGCACGAAGCGCTCGCGGCTGGCCTGGCGGACGTCGTCGTCGACGCCGCAGCTTTGCGTGCCCTGGCGTTGGTCGAGTCGGGCAACCTCGAGCACGCGCTCGAACATGCCCGCCGAGCGTCGCGCATGGCACGCACGGAAAGCTTGCCACAGCAGGAATACCTCGCGAACATCGTGCTGGCGCGGGTAAGAAGGCTCTCGGGCCGCCCCTATCTGGCGGCGCACATCCTGGAGGCCCTCAGCCGCTTCGCCTCACCCATGTGGCGTCGCTGGGTCCACTGGGAACACGTGCTCGCGGCTGGGGCGAGCATCGAGGCACCGGCGGACGCTCCCAGTCGGGCGATTGCATCGATGGTGGCCGCGGCCACGGCTGGCGATCGCGAGCAGTTGGTTCGCGCTGCAGAGCTCGCCACCGAGCTGACGTCGAGCATCACCTTTGCGCAGCAAGATGCTTTACGCGCGCGGGCGGCGCTCGATGTCGACTTTGACACCCCGCTCTCGGAAATGCTCCTGAATGACTGGCGTGCGGGTGCGACCGACGATCCCCCCTTCGGCGTGCTCGGGCTTGCCAGCGGTGTGGGGAACGACCGGCCGCGAGCGCACGTGCTCGTAGGTCCGAAGCGCTTGGGGCGACGCGCGCTCCGTCTGGGCGCGACGCCGGTGGTGCCGTGTGACGTGGATCTGAAACCGTTGCAGCGTCGCGAAAGCCGAACGGACGCCGTCCTTGCTGTGCTGGCGCTTGCAGGAAAACATGGCGAACAGGAAGCGACTCTGTTCGCAAAGGTCTGGGGTTTTCCCTTCGAACCGACTCGCCATCAGGACGTGCTGAACATGGCGTTGAGCCGAGCGCGAGCGCGGCTGGTGGGATGCGGGAAGCTCCAACGTGCCAGTTCCAGCCTGGTGCTCGTCCCCGAGCTCACGCTGTCGATCCCAGATCCGCGCGGTTCCTCCCCAGCGGACGACCGTCTGTTGTGGTTCTTGGCGCGGCACGCTGGAGCGAGTGCAGCACAAACGGCCACGGCGCTTGGGGTACCTTTGCGCACGGTGCAAGGCTCATTGAAAGCACTCGTCGATGAGGGCCTGTGTGCATCGCGACGCCAAGGGCGCGGCGCCGAGTACTACGTCGAAGACACGACGTTTCAGGAGCCCACACGACCTGGCTTGCGCTGA
- a CDS encoding amino acid--tRNA ligase-related protein, producing the protein MVDDATHLTICSPLDLSRMTAGQRLRVGGRILVVQDESCILADALAQIRANCSGATPALGSFAVLDGIWDGQALQHAEVELERAAPPPSGDGDFARLSLAGVGHNLAARARALSALRAYFAEQDFLEIDAPFIVQAPGLDAYVEAVKADGGYCSTSPEFQLKRLLAAGLPRPYCLGHVARAEEDGPWHEREFCMLEWYRALPARRKCNATPKSCCGGWRERLATVRTWTFQTGAEWISNRPSSE; encoded by the coding sequence GTGGTTGACGACGCCACGCACCTCACGATCTGCTCGCCGCTCGATCTGTCGCGGATGACGGCAGGGCAGCGTTTGCGTGTGGGAGGTCGCATCCTCGTGGTCCAAGACGAAAGCTGTATCCTCGCGGATGCACTCGCGCAGATCCGTGCCAACTGCAGCGGCGCAACCCCTGCCCTGGGCAGCTTTGCGGTGCTCGATGGAATTTGGGACGGCCAGGCACTGCAGCACGCCGAGGTCGAGCTGGAACGAGCCGCCCCGCCCCCGAGCGGCGATGGCGACTTCGCGCGGTTGAGTCTCGCTGGCGTGGGTCACAACCTCGCCGCTCGCGCCCGCGCGCTTTCGGCCCTTCGCGCGTACTTTGCGGAGCAAGACTTCTTGGAGATCGATGCGCCTTTCATCGTGCAGGCGCCGGGGTTGGACGCCTACGTCGAAGCGGTGAAAGCGGACGGCGGCTATTGCTCCACTTCCCCGGAGTTTCAACTCAAGCGCCTGCTCGCCGCCGGGCTGCCACGCCCCTACTGCTTGGGTCACGTGGCGCGCGCCGAAGAAGACGGCCCCTGGCACGAACGCGAGTTCTGCATGCTCGAGTGGTACCGGGCTTTGCCGGCGCGGAGGAAGTGCAACGCGACACCGAAGAGCTGCTGCGGCGGGTGGCGCGAGCGGTTGGCGACAGTTCGCACGTGGACCTTTCAGACGGGCGCCGAGTGGATCTCGAACCGCCCTTCGAGCGAATGA
- the surE gene encoding 5'/3'-nucleotidase SurE — protein MNRPLILLSNDDGYRSAGINVLAETLREFADVVICAPETEQSASSHSLSLHRPLRLYAHGEQTFSVDGTPADCVYVALHAEQRVLARRPDLVVSGLNHGVNLGDDVFYSGTVAAAREAALKGLPALAVSAAQGADRAAAARLSATIARAMLAQAFDRAVLLNVNFPSGSSWEVTPTRLGRRVYEDGVEFRRDPRGREYLWIGGPGVTHREAPGSDTEAYDAGRVGVTPLVLDLWGRSQQGDAEAVVQALAGPES, from the coding sequence ATGAATCGGCCCTTGATTCTCCTTTCCAACGACGACGGATATCGCTCTGCCGGGATCAACGTCCTTGCCGAGACCCTTCGCGAGTTTGCTGATGTGGTCATCTGTGCGCCTGAAACGGAACAGAGCGCGTCCAGCCACTCCCTCAGCCTGCATCGGCCCCTGCGCCTATACGCCCACGGCGAGCAGACCTTCTCCGTCGACGGCACGCCCGCTGACTGCGTGTATGTAGCGCTCCATGCCGAACAGCGGGTGCTGGCCCGTCGCCCGGATCTGGTCGTGAGCGGACTCAATCACGGAGTGAACCTCGGCGACGACGTGTTCTATAGCGGCACGGTGGCCGCCGCGAGGGAGGCGGCGCTCAAGGGTCTGCCCGCCCTGGCGGTCTCCGCCGCGCAGGGGGCCGATCGCGCAGCCGCCGCGCGGCTGTCCGCTACTATCGCGCGAGCCATGTTGGCCCAAGCGTTCGATCGCGCCGTCCTGCTCAACGTCAACTTCCCGTCCGGCAGCAGCTGGGAAGTCACCCCCACGCGCCTGGGTCGCCGCGTGTACGAGGACGGTGTGGAGTTTCGCCGCGACCCGCGGGGGCGCGAGTACCTCTGGATCGGTGGGCCCGGCGTCACTCATCGCGAGGCGCCCGGCTCCGATACCGAGGCCTACGACGCGGGCCGCGTTGGCGTCACGCCCCTGGTCCTGGATCTGTGGGGCCGCTCGCAGCAAGGCGATGCGGAAGCCGTGGTCCAGGCGCTGGCCGGACCCGAGTCCTGA
- a CDS encoding tetratricopeptide repeat protein: MRGVLAVPMALALAIFAATANATPEPSPAAAGAPEQAEARFKQAQELYRNGRFQESVTILLELRREFPDPILLYNLARAYEGLGDNQKAVEAYEQYSAEAPDSEDRGAIERRVLTLRRQLEEKRALEAERRRLANARKRQVPRAEQQADSGPGPWPWLLTGVGALGLGVGGAFALLAKQSENQARDEPAQRLAAADLERGQNQARVANVALIGGGIAVAAGVTWLLIGSEKSAGSSARLGLSPNGVLFLARGL; this comes from the coding sequence GTGCGCGGTGTCCTAGCAGTGCCGATGGCCCTGGCCCTAGCGATATTCGCTGCCACGGCCAATGCCACACCAGAGCCAAGTCCGGCCGCCGCGGGAGCGCCGGAGCAGGCAGAAGCGCGCTTCAAGCAGGCACAGGAACTGTACCGCAACGGCCGTTTCCAGGAGTCCGTCACCATCCTGCTCGAACTTCGACGGGAGTTTCCCGATCCAATTCTGCTCTACAACTTGGCGCGTGCCTACGAAGGCCTCGGTGACAATCAGAAAGCTGTGGAGGCCTACGAGCAGTACTCCGCGGAAGCTCCTGACTCCGAGGACCGCGGAGCCATCGAGCGGCGTGTGCTGACTCTGCGTCGGCAGTTGGAGGAAAAGCGTGCGCTCGAAGCCGAACGGCGCCGGCTGGCCAACGCGCGCAAGCGGCAGGTGCCTCGGGCCGAGCAGCAGGCGGACTCCGGGCCTGGGCCCTGGCCTTGGCTGTTGACGGGGGTCGGCGCCCTGGGCCTGGGCGTTGGAGGAGCCTTCGCATTGCTCGCCAAACAGAGCGAGAACCAAGCCAGGGACGAGCCCGCGCAGCGGCTGGCTGCTGCTGATCTCGAGCGCGGCCAGAACCAAGCCCGGGTCGCCAACGTCGCCCTCATCGGCGGTGGGATCGCCGTAGCGGCGGGCGTGACCTGGTTGCTGATTGGCTCCGAGAAGAGCGCCGGAAGCAGCGCACGCTTGGGCCTGAGTCCAAACGGTGTGCTGTTCCTGGCACGCGGGCTGTAG
- a CDS encoding amino acid--tRNA ligase-related protein translates to MARAVGDSSHVDLSDGRRVDLEPPFERMSVREAFRLYADIADAADLAAEDESLYFQIFVDRVEPALARIDRPLFLQEFPASQAALARLSSTDPTVAERFELMIGGIELCNGFVELTDATEQRARFAQELQRRRARGQPTPPTDERFLSALAAGMPPAAGNAVGVDRVIALCLGQARIDQVMAFPRCWL, encoded by the coding sequence GTGGCGCGAGCGGTTGGCGACAGTTCGCACGTGGACCTTTCAGACGGGCGCCGAGTGGATCTCGAACCGCCCTTCGAGCGAATGAGCGTGCGCGAGGCCTTTCGCCTCTACGCAGACATCGCGGATGCTGCCGACTTGGCGGCGGAAGACGAGAGTCTCTACTTCCAAATCTTCGTCGATCGCGTCGAGCCGGCCCTGGCTCGCATCGACCGTCCGCTGTTCTTGCAGGAGTTCCCCGCAAGCCAAGCGGCCTTGGCGCGGCTGTCCTCGACGGATCCCACCGTCGCTGAGCGCTTCGAGTTGATGATCGGTGGAATCGAGCTCTGCAACGGGTTCGTGGAGCTCACCGACGCGACCGAGCAGCGCGCGCGTTTCGCGCAGGAACTCCAGCGCCGTCGCGCGCGGGGGCAACCCACGCCGCCCACCGACGAGCGCTTTCTGTCCGCCCTGGCGGCGGGAATGCCGCCGGCGGCGGGCAACGCCGTGGGTGTCGACCGCGTGATCGCGCTGTGCCTGGGGCAAGCACGCATCGACCAGGTCATGGCATTCCCCCGCTGCTGGCTGTGA
- the sctS gene encoding type III secretion system export apparatus subunit SctS, producing MPTVTHLAGTAQEALLLSIAVSLPVVGVAAIAGLLVAIFQAATQVQDITLAHLPRLVVVAIALAVAGPWMGSQIAAFAARVFAGG from the coding sequence ATGCCGACGGTCACGCACCTGGCAGGAACGGCTCAAGAAGCACTGCTGCTGAGCATCGCCGTGTCCTTGCCGGTCGTTGGCGTGGCAGCAATCGCAGGCCTACTCGTAGCGATCTTCCAAGCTGCGACCCAAGTGCAAGACATCACCCTCGCGCACCTGCCGCGTCTCGTGGTCGTGGCGATCGCCCTGGCCGTTGCAGGACCCTGGATGGGTTCGCAGATCGCAGCCTTCGCGGCCCGCGTGTTCGCCGGTGGTTGA
- the pgsA gene encoding CDP-diacylglycerol--glycerol-3-phosphate 3-phosphatidyltransferase, with protein MTPASRPKKRRKRRRPRIDPELRKARRRTLRQDVWNLPNLLTMGRVAIIPLVLYLLSRGTPEDCVWAAIAYGAAAITDLLDGYLARKMNVVSVLGKFLDPLADKLIVMATLIWMVPMGRIPRWAVALLLAREITITALRSIASSEGVVIAAGGGGKSKTALQMIGIVCLIVGYPYHLAFFTFDLGVVDLVVVGRWLVYVSLVFSITSAVEYFGLFAQAVEAKEKRQGGHAG; from the coding sequence GTGACGCCGGCATCCCGCCCCAAGAAGCGCCGCAAGCGCCGCCGCCCCCGCATCGATCCGGAGCTGCGCAAAGCAAGGCGACGCACGCTGCGACAAGACGTGTGGAACCTGCCCAATCTGCTCACGATGGGGCGCGTGGCGATCATTCCCTTGGTGCTCTACCTGCTCTCCCGAGGAACGCCGGAGGACTGCGTGTGGGCGGCCATCGCCTATGGGGCTGCAGCGATCACGGATCTGCTCGATGGCTATCTCGCGCGCAAGATGAACGTGGTGAGCGTGCTGGGAAAGTTCCTCGATCCCTTGGCCGACAAGCTAATCGTGATGGCGACGCTGATCTGGATGGTGCCCATGGGGCGTATCCCCCGTTGGGCAGTCGCGCTGCTCCTCGCGCGCGAGATCACGATTACCGCGCTGCGCTCGATTGCCAGCAGCGAGGGTGTGGTGATCGCAGCCGGCGGCGGCGGAAAGAGCAAGACCGCGCTGCAGATGATCGGCATCGTCTGCCTGATCGTGGGCTACCCCTATCACCTCGCCTTCTTCACTTTCGATCTCGGCGTGGTCGATCTCGTCGTGGTCGGCCGCTGGCTGGTCTACGTCTCCCTGGTCTTCAGCATCACCAGCGCCGTCGAGTACTTCGGGCTCTTCGCTCAAGCCGTGGAGGCCAAGGAAAAGCGCCAGGGCGGCCACGCGGGCTGA